The stretch of DNA CGCACCGAAGACATCCTTATTATCTAATGCTTTCTTTAATTTTGCATTCATTTCTTCCATTAGATGAATATGTTCCTCTAAAATAATTGGTACGGCAAGTCGTGCTGCTAATCTATGTAATGCAGCGACAACCGTGAATGCATTTTTCGCCTCCTCTAAATGGATTTGAGTAATTCGGGTTTGTGAACCTGGTAAAGACTCAACAAGCCCCTCATCTTCAAGCCTTTTAAGAGCTTCCCTTACTGGGGTCCTGCTGACACCAAATTCAGATGCCAAGTCTTTATCCATAATCCGTTGGCCAGGTTCTAGCTCCAATGTAATGATTGCTTTCTTCAATGATTCATATACTTGATCTCTTAACGCTGGACGCGCAATCGTTTTTATAATTTTCATAAAACCAATATATCGATATTGATTAAGACTGTCAATTCGCTCTATTTTTTCGGTGTATCCGCTACTTTTAGCATATTATCAGCTTCCTTTTCAGTATATCGGTCACTTTCAGCAGTATATCGGCTTTTTTTCCATTCACCTTTTTCTTTATTTGAAACATAGCTATGCAGTACCATTCCCACGATGACTAAAAGAATGCCAATCCACGCTACGTAGGTTGGTGCAGGCGCTGATAGAATGAGCAGCTCTCCCAATACCGCAAATAAAACCTCAAAGGATTGAGTAGCTTCCACAGCTGCTAACTTTTGCATATCCCCTTTTACTAAATCAGTTGCTTTAAAAAAGAGTACCGTTGCAATCACCCCAGAGAAAAGCGCGACAAAGAGAGATTGCACCGTTTGGCCAGTGCTAGGAAGCCCAACCGTAGCTACACCATAAAAAGCTAGAAGAAGCCAAAATGGAAAACTTGCCATTGTCATACCAAGTACTCGTTGATAGGCATCTAACCGATTATCGCAAATCTCCATCATTTTACGATTTCCTAACGGATACGCAAAGGACGCAAGGAGCACTGGTAAAACTCCTAACATAAATGTTTTTATGGATAATACGTTTGCTTGCTCGAGCTGCATTAGCCCTACACCAAGGAGAATAATCAGGGACATCGCGAGGCCCATTAATGGAATTTTCCCTTTAACTTTAATAGGTCCTTTCACTGTTTGTTTTGTCTCAAAAAATAATGGAGCAAGAAGCGACCCAGATATAATTGTCACTTGCCATGTTCCAGCAATCAGCCATCCGGGACCATAAGCTGCTGCAAAGCATAAAGGAGCATAGAACAAGCCAAATCCGACAAAACTCCATAAAAACCATTTTCCTGGATTCCTTTTCATTTCTATCAAAAGGGGTTTTAAGTTGCGCCTGCCTAGAACAAGTACAAACAAAAAGGGAATCATAAATAT from Cytobacillus dafuensis encodes:
- a CDS encoding GntR family transcriptional regulator; this translates as MKIIKTIARPALRDQVYESLKKAIITLELEPGQRIMDKDLASEFGVSRTPVREALKRLEDEGLVESLPGSQTRITQIHLEEAKNAFTVVAALHRLAARLAVPIILEEHIHLMEEMNAKLKKALDNKDVFGAVEADDQFHEILLSASGNQEIRLALERIMSKVRRLEFSKFSSLDGMKSVDQHNEIISACRKKDASLACSLVEENWLSLGRILVGDSESNK
- a CDS encoding DMT family transporter; amino-acid sequence: MRPIIIGIFAAFFFAFTFVLNRFMELSGGSWIWSASLRYIFMIPFLFVLVLGRRNLKPLLIEMKRNPGKWFLWSFVGFGLFYAPLCFAAAYGPGWLIAGTWQVTIISGSLLAPLFFETKQTVKGPIKVKGKIPLMGLAMSLIILLGVGLMQLEQANVLSIKTFMLGVLPVLLASFAYPLGNRKMMEICDNRLDAYQRVLGMTMASFPFWLLLAFYGVATVGLPSTGQTVQSLFVALFSGVIATVLFFKATDLVKGDMQKLAAVEATQSFEVLFAVLGELLILSAPAPTYVAWIGILLVIVGMVLHSYVSNKEKGEWKKSRYTAESDRYTEKEADNMLKVADTPKK